From a region of the Candidatus Hydrogenedentota bacterium genome:
- a CDS encoding DoxX family protein, whose product MKDLAVRLFQPLPQSLAPSVGLLLMRLIAGFGFILHGWGKIQNPFGWMGEDAAVPGIFQALAALSEFGGGIAWMIGLVTPLASFGLFCTMVVATLMHAVVNGDPFVNPGGPSYELALLYWGIAVVFLTAGPGRFSLDAKLFGERRAN is encoded by the coding sequence ATGAAAGACCTTGCCGTACGCCTGTTTCAGCCGCTTCCGCAATCGCTTGCGCCGTCGGTTGGCTTGTTGCTCATGCGCCTGATCGCGGGATTTGGCTTTATCCTGCATGGCTGGGGCAAGATCCAGAACCCGTTTGGCTGGATGGGGGAAGATGCCGCCGTGCCCGGCATTTTTCAGGCGCTGGCGGCGCTGTCGGAGTTTGGCGGGGGCATTGCCTGGATGATCGGGCTCGTGACGCCCCTGGCGAGCTTCGGACTCTTCTGCACGATGGTCGTCGCGACGCTGATGCACGCCGTGGTGAACGGGGACCCGTTTGTGAATCCGGGCGGCCCCTCCTACGAGCTCGCGCTGCTGTACTGGGGCATCGCGGTGGTCTTCCTGACGGCGGGGCCGGGCCGGTTCTCGCTGGACGCGAAGCTGTTTGGCGAGCGGCGGGCGAACTGA